One part of the Lotus japonicus ecotype B-129 chromosome 2, LjGifu_v1.2 genome encodes these proteins:
- the LOC130736395 gene encoding uncharacterized protein LOC130736395 yields the protein MSGLWLTWNVRGLGDITNREVVKKAVLQLKPELVLLQETKLNEQRQRTIASWSQSMHMQHAESSSEGSVGGLMCLWWESSLQVLTVAVETWFILLTVKLLNLDNTMLVGNSYGPHSEADRRQCFEALLQRVMRHGGMVCLDGDFNAVFLRVERSSGGVLDAGDLSFQQFVQDSNLLDLLLNNGKYTWFSSRNEGIWSRLDR from the coding sequence ATGTCAGGTCTGTGGTTGACTTGGAACGTCCGTGGGCTTGGAGATATAACAAATCGAGAAGTAGTCAAAAAGGCAGTGTTGCAATTGAAACCAGAACTTGTGTTGTTACAGGAGACTAAATTGAATGAACAACGGCAACGAACAATAGCTTCATGGTCTCAAAGTATGCATATGCAGCATGCTGAGTCTTCTTCTGAGGGATCAGTTGGGGGATTGATGTGCTTGTGGTGGGAGAGTTCTTTGCAGGTCTTGACAGTGGCAGTAGAAACTTGGTTTATTCTTCTGACTGTGAAACTTCTTAATCTTGATAACACGATGTTGGTAGGAAATAGTTATGGCCCTCATTCAGAGGCGGATCGCAGACAGTGTTTTGAAGCCCTTCTGCAGCGTGTAATGCGCCATGGTGGGATGGTGTGTCTTGATGGAGACTTCAATGCAGTTTTTCTTAGAGTCGAACGGTCTTCAGGAGGAGTTCTAGATGCGGGTGATTTATCTTTTCAACAGTTTGTGCAGGACAGTAACCTACTGGATTTGCTTTTGAACAATGGAAAGTATACTTGGTTCTCAAGCCGTAATGAGGGCATATGGTCTCGTCTGGATCGCTAG